The following coding sequences are from one Ooceraea biroi isolate clonal line C1 chromosome 5, Obir_v5.4, whole genome shotgun sequence window:
- the LOC105286464 gene encoding E3 ubiquitin-protein ligase Arkadia isoform X2: protein MEESTSSENVWHKGKPEEQSELFHGESTTTSVEANSTSLADIFDTAFTSTVDPSPQSRFPSGNEMEYEHLFAESDIEESDVTAIGPYTNSARPTASENNFVYGNYLTQPDTTSDSQEYWQPDLLNCNMCQNRQERNSKKESPTRQSNNPCEERACDNYRRKRVLHDRDLTVKHKTKKSEDQKLLSGQQPDSLSIAGPSRLSEHPVSNNVTRSTENTDVLQNLASNNANESNSLYHSVMSNVITPQEVHSVHTSQNDDTPSAPDLQLDWSSSSDSDDEDGSVEVLGTVNHNTKNSLENTNEDNRTVTVVDLTVESDEEYTPRVHTSMPTNPVVTNPWSADYNHSNPHCTLAEYHNRMRHVMHNSRMYHNYRMHDHSGCGSVGDASANVTRPRMHPVQERLWMNQQRMQEVHRRRLYLHRSSLHHGNAGPCNVHSSTQHTCGGNGNNSPPSTRCNNTTDSAAYTENYLPPPILPQPQQPTVYSHPEARGPSSFYRAPCPVLPIIVNPLSGVEEMEPTPPVMLPSMPVHQHVHHHMYHYDPHQRPSQRMHHVHISFHPHIQGSGTHDIMPFPPMGLPDLVLQGARHVSTRLDNYMRIVDLRRMAHISCGATQESIESHTFPHKYKRVKKVKNGEDAIEKCTICLSEFEDCESVRRLPCMHLFHIDCVDRWLCTNKRCPICRVDIETFLHKELTTSA, encoded by the exons ATGGAGGAAAGCACAAGTTCGGAGAATGTTTGGCACAAAGGTAAGCCTGAGGAACAAAGCGAGCTGTTTCATGGGGAATCTACGACTACATCCGTAGAAGCTAATTCTACATCGTTAGCTGATATATTTGATACAGCATTTACATCGACGGTTGATCCATCTCCGCAATCGCGGTTTCCCTCAG GTAATGAAATGGAATATGAGCATTTATTTGCGGAAAGTGATATCGAGGAGTCAGACGTAACAGCTATCGGTCCTTATACGAATTCGGCTCGTCCTACTGCTTCcgagaataattttgtttatggCAATTATTTAACGCAACCAGATACAACTAGTGATTCACAAGAATATTGGCAACCTGATCTCCTAAATTGTAACATGTGCCAAAATAGACAGGAGAGGAATTCTAAGAAAGAATCGCCTACTCGACAATCGAATAATCCGTGTGAGGAGAGAGCGTGTGATAATTAtaggagaaagagagttttGCACGATCGTGATTTGACGGTTAAACATAAAACTAAGAAGAGTGAAGACCAGAAATTATTGAGTGGTCAGCAACCGGATAGTTTGAGTATAGCTGGACCATCTAGATTGTCAGAACATCCTGTTTCAAAcaa TGTTACGCGATCGACAGAGAACACGgatgttttacaaaatttagcAAGTAATAATGCCAATGAGTCTAATAGTTTGTATCATTCAGTTATGTCGAATGTGATAACTCCTCAAGAAGTGCACTCAGTACATACATCTC AAAATGATGATACACCATCGGCACCAGATTTGCAACTAGATTGGTCCTCCAGTAGTGATAGTGATGATGAAGATGGCTCAGTTGAAGTACTTGGAACTGTTAATCATAATACCaaa AACTCTTTAGAAAATACGAATGAAGATAATCGTACAGTCACTGTAGTTGATTTAACTGTAGAGTCCGATGAAGAGTACACTCCAAGAGTACACACTTCTATGCCAACAAATCCCGTAGTCACAAACCCATGGTCGGCAGATTATAATCATAG CAATCCGCACTGTACGCTTGCGGAGTATCACAATCGTATGCGGCATGTTATGCATAACAGCCGTATGTATCACAATTACAGGATGCACGATCACTCGGGTTGTGGATCTGTAGGAG ATGCATCTGCCAATGTAACAAGACCACGCATGCATCCTGTCCAAGAAAGATTGTGGATGAATCAACAGCGTATGCAGGAAGTGCATAGACGAAGACTTTACTTACACAGATCTTCGTTACATCACGG TAATGCGGGACCATGTAATGTGCATTCATCGACGCAACACACCTGCGGCGGGAACGGAAACAACAGCCCTCCGAGCACTCGGTGCAACAATACAACGGACAGCGCAGCGTACACGGAAAATTATCTTCCACCCCCGATTTTACCGCAGCCGCAGCAACCCACCGTTTACAGTCATCCCGAGGCTCGAGGGCCGTCTAGTTTCTATAGGGCACCCTGCCCCGTGCTGCCTATaatc GTAAATCCGTTGAGCGGTGTGGAAGAAATGGAACCAACTCCTCCAGTGATGTTACCCTCAATGCCGGTACATCAACATGTACATCATCACATGTATCATTACGATCCGCATCAACGGCCATCGCAACGCATGCACCACGTTCACATTAGTTTCCATCCCCATATA CAAGGATCTGGCACGCACGATATAATGCCGTTCCCACCGATGGGTCTGCCGGATTTGGTGTTGCAAGGAGCGCGTCACGTATCCACTCGACTGGACAATTATATGCGGATCGTTGATTTGCGACGTATGGCTCATATAAGTTGTGGGGCTACGCAGGAGTCCATCGAAAGCCACACATTCCCTCACAAATACAAACga GTAAAGAAAGTCAAAAATGGGGAAGATGCTATCGAAAAGTGTACAATATGTCTATCCGAATTTGAAGATTGTGAGAGTGTCAG GAGGCTTCCATGTAtgcatttatttcatattgatTGCGTTGACCGATGGTTATGCACAAACAAGCGTTGTCCTATATGCCGAGTGGATATCGAGACTTTTCTCCACAAGGAGCTCACTACTTCGGCATAG
- the LOC105286464 gene encoding E3 ubiquitin-protein ligase Arkadia isoform X1 has translation MEESTSSENVWHKGKPEEQSELFHGESTTTSVEANSTSLADIFDTAFTSTVDPSPQSRFPSGNEMEYEHLFAESDIEESDVTAIGPYTNSARPTASENNFVYGNYLTQPDTTSDSQEYWQPDLLNCNMCQNRQERNSKKESPTRQSNNPCEERACDNYRRKRVLHDRDLTVKHKTKKSEDQKLLSGQQPDSLSIAGPSRLSEHPVSNNVTRSTENTDVLQNLASNNANESNSLYHSVMSNVITPQEVHSVHTSQNDDTPSAPDLQLDWSSSSDSDDEDGSVEVLGTVNHNTKNSLENTNEDNRTVTVVDLTVESDEEYTPRVHTSMPTNPVVTNPWSADYNHRSNPHCTLAEYHNRMRHVMHNSRMYHNYRMHDHSGCGSVGDASANVTRPRMHPVQERLWMNQQRMQEVHRRRLYLHRSSLHHGNAGPCNVHSSTQHTCGGNGNNSPPSTRCNNTTDSAAYTENYLPPPILPQPQQPTVYSHPEARGPSSFYRAPCPVLPIIVNPLSGVEEMEPTPPVMLPSMPVHQHVHHHMYHYDPHQRPSQRMHHVHISFHPHIQGSGTHDIMPFPPMGLPDLVLQGARHVSTRLDNYMRIVDLRRMAHISCGATQESIESHTFPHKYKRVKKVKNGEDAIEKCTICLSEFEDCESVRRLPCMHLFHIDCVDRWLCTNKRCPICRVDIETFLHKELTTSA, from the exons ATGGAGGAAAGCACAAGTTCGGAGAATGTTTGGCACAAAGGTAAGCCTGAGGAACAAAGCGAGCTGTTTCATGGGGAATCTACGACTACATCCGTAGAAGCTAATTCTACATCGTTAGCTGATATATTTGATACAGCATTTACATCGACGGTTGATCCATCTCCGCAATCGCGGTTTCCCTCAG GTAATGAAATGGAATATGAGCATTTATTTGCGGAAAGTGATATCGAGGAGTCAGACGTAACAGCTATCGGTCCTTATACGAATTCGGCTCGTCCTACTGCTTCcgagaataattttgtttatggCAATTATTTAACGCAACCAGATACAACTAGTGATTCACAAGAATATTGGCAACCTGATCTCCTAAATTGTAACATGTGCCAAAATAGACAGGAGAGGAATTCTAAGAAAGAATCGCCTACTCGACAATCGAATAATCCGTGTGAGGAGAGAGCGTGTGATAATTAtaggagaaagagagttttGCACGATCGTGATTTGACGGTTAAACATAAAACTAAGAAGAGTGAAGACCAGAAATTATTGAGTGGTCAGCAACCGGATAGTTTGAGTATAGCTGGACCATCTAGATTGTCAGAACATCCTGTTTCAAAcaa TGTTACGCGATCGACAGAGAACACGgatgttttacaaaatttagcAAGTAATAATGCCAATGAGTCTAATAGTTTGTATCATTCAGTTATGTCGAATGTGATAACTCCTCAAGAAGTGCACTCAGTACATACATCTC AAAATGATGATACACCATCGGCACCAGATTTGCAACTAGATTGGTCCTCCAGTAGTGATAGTGATGATGAAGATGGCTCAGTTGAAGTACTTGGAACTGTTAATCATAATACCaaa AACTCTTTAGAAAATACGAATGAAGATAATCGTACAGTCACTGTAGTTGATTTAACTGTAGAGTCCGATGAAGAGTACACTCCAAGAGTACACACTTCTATGCCAACAAATCCCGTAGTCACAAACCCATGGTCGGCAGATTATAATCATAG AAGCAATCCGCACTGTACGCTTGCGGAGTATCACAATCGTATGCGGCATGTTATGCATAACAGCCGTATGTATCACAATTACAGGATGCACGATCACTCGGGTTGTGGATCTGTAGGAG ATGCATCTGCCAATGTAACAAGACCACGCATGCATCCTGTCCAAGAAAGATTGTGGATGAATCAACAGCGTATGCAGGAAGTGCATAGACGAAGACTTTACTTACACAGATCTTCGTTACATCACGG TAATGCGGGACCATGTAATGTGCATTCATCGACGCAACACACCTGCGGCGGGAACGGAAACAACAGCCCTCCGAGCACTCGGTGCAACAATACAACGGACAGCGCAGCGTACACGGAAAATTATCTTCCACCCCCGATTTTACCGCAGCCGCAGCAACCCACCGTTTACAGTCATCCCGAGGCTCGAGGGCCGTCTAGTTTCTATAGGGCACCCTGCCCCGTGCTGCCTATaatc GTAAATCCGTTGAGCGGTGTGGAAGAAATGGAACCAACTCCTCCAGTGATGTTACCCTCAATGCCGGTACATCAACATGTACATCATCACATGTATCATTACGATCCGCATCAACGGCCATCGCAACGCATGCACCACGTTCACATTAGTTTCCATCCCCATATA CAAGGATCTGGCACGCACGATATAATGCCGTTCCCACCGATGGGTCTGCCGGATTTGGTGTTGCAAGGAGCGCGTCACGTATCCACTCGACTGGACAATTATATGCGGATCGTTGATTTGCGACGTATGGCTCATATAAGTTGTGGGGCTACGCAGGAGTCCATCGAAAGCCACACATTCCCTCACAAATACAAACga GTAAAGAAAGTCAAAAATGGGGAAGATGCTATCGAAAAGTGTACAATATGTCTATCCGAATTTGAAGATTGTGAGAGTGTCAG GAGGCTTCCATGTAtgcatttatttcatattgatTGCGTTGACCGATGGTTATGCACAAACAAGCGTTGTCCTATATGCCGAGTGGATATCGAGACTTTTCTCCACAAGGAGCTCACTACTTCGGCATAG
- the LOC105286464 gene encoding uncharacterized protein LOC105286464 isoform X3, with product MEESTSSENVWHKGKPEEQSELFHGESTTTSVEANSTSLADIFDTAFTSTVDPSPQSRFPSGNEMEYEHLFAESDIEESDVTAIGPYTNSARPTASENNFVYGNYLTQPDTTSDSQEYWQPDLLNCNMCQNRQERNSKKESPTRQSNNPCEERACDNYRRKRVLHDRDLTVKHKTKKSEDQKLLSGQQPDSLSIAGPSRLSEHPVSNNVTRSTENTDVLQNLASNNANESNSLYHSVMSNVITPQEVHSVHTSQNDDTPSAPDLQLDWSSSSDSDDEDGSVEVLGTVNHNTKNSLENTNEDNRTVTVVDLTVESDEEYTPRVHTSMPTNPVVTNPWSADYNHRSNPHCTLAEYHNRMRHVMHNSRMYHNYRMHDHSGCGSVGDASANVTRPRMHPVQERLWMNQQRMQEVHRRRLYLHRSSLHHGNAGPCNVHSSTQHTCGGNGNNSPPSTRCNNTTDSAAYTENYLPPPILPQPQQPTVYSHPEARGPSSFYRAPCPVLPIIVNPLSGVEEMEPTPPVMLPSMPQGSGTHDIMPFPPMGLPDLVLQGARHVSTRLDNYMRIVDLRRMAHISCGATQESIESHTFPHKYKRVKKVKNGEDAIEKCTICLSEFEDCESVRRLPCMHLFHIDCVDRWLCTNKRCPICRVDIETFLHKELTTSA from the exons ATGGAGGAAAGCACAAGTTCGGAGAATGTTTGGCACAAAGGTAAGCCTGAGGAACAAAGCGAGCTGTTTCATGGGGAATCTACGACTACATCCGTAGAAGCTAATTCTACATCGTTAGCTGATATATTTGATACAGCATTTACATCGACGGTTGATCCATCTCCGCAATCGCGGTTTCCCTCAG GTAATGAAATGGAATATGAGCATTTATTTGCGGAAAGTGATATCGAGGAGTCAGACGTAACAGCTATCGGTCCTTATACGAATTCGGCTCGTCCTACTGCTTCcgagaataattttgtttatggCAATTATTTAACGCAACCAGATACAACTAGTGATTCACAAGAATATTGGCAACCTGATCTCCTAAATTGTAACATGTGCCAAAATAGACAGGAGAGGAATTCTAAGAAAGAATCGCCTACTCGACAATCGAATAATCCGTGTGAGGAGAGAGCGTGTGATAATTAtaggagaaagagagttttGCACGATCGTGATTTGACGGTTAAACATAAAACTAAGAAGAGTGAAGACCAGAAATTATTGAGTGGTCAGCAACCGGATAGTTTGAGTATAGCTGGACCATCTAGATTGTCAGAACATCCTGTTTCAAAcaa TGTTACGCGATCGACAGAGAACACGgatgttttacaaaatttagcAAGTAATAATGCCAATGAGTCTAATAGTTTGTATCATTCAGTTATGTCGAATGTGATAACTCCTCAAGAAGTGCACTCAGTACATACATCTC AAAATGATGATACACCATCGGCACCAGATTTGCAACTAGATTGGTCCTCCAGTAGTGATAGTGATGATGAAGATGGCTCAGTTGAAGTACTTGGAACTGTTAATCATAATACCaaa AACTCTTTAGAAAATACGAATGAAGATAATCGTACAGTCACTGTAGTTGATTTAACTGTAGAGTCCGATGAAGAGTACACTCCAAGAGTACACACTTCTATGCCAACAAATCCCGTAGTCACAAACCCATGGTCGGCAGATTATAATCATAG AAGCAATCCGCACTGTACGCTTGCGGAGTATCACAATCGTATGCGGCATGTTATGCATAACAGCCGTATGTATCACAATTACAGGATGCACGATCACTCGGGTTGTGGATCTGTAGGAG ATGCATCTGCCAATGTAACAAGACCACGCATGCATCCTGTCCAAGAAAGATTGTGGATGAATCAACAGCGTATGCAGGAAGTGCATAGACGAAGACTTTACTTACACAGATCTTCGTTACATCACGG TAATGCGGGACCATGTAATGTGCATTCATCGACGCAACACACCTGCGGCGGGAACGGAAACAACAGCCCTCCGAGCACTCGGTGCAACAATACAACGGACAGCGCAGCGTACACGGAAAATTATCTTCCACCCCCGATTTTACCGCAGCCGCAGCAACCCACCGTTTACAGTCATCCCGAGGCTCGAGGGCCGTCTAGTTTCTATAGGGCACCCTGCCCCGTGCTGCCTATaatc GTAAATCCGTTGAGCGGTGTGGAAGAAATGGAACCAACTCCTCCAGTGATGTTACCCTCAATGCCG CAAGGATCTGGCACGCACGATATAATGCCGTTCCCACCGATGGGTCTGCCGGATTTGGTGTTGCAAGGAGCGCGTCACGTATCCACTCGACTGGACAATTATATGCGGATCGTTGATTTGCGACGTATGGCTCATATAAGTTGTGGGGCTACGCAGGAGTCCATCGAAAGCCACACATTCCCTCACAAATACAAACga GTAAAGAAAGTCAAAAATGGGGAAGATGCTATCGAAAAGTGTACAATATGTCTATCCGAATTTGAAGATTGTGAGAGTGTCAG GAGGCTTCCATGTAtgcatttatttcatattgatTGCGTTGACCGATGGTTATGCACAAACAAGCGTTGTCCTATATGCCGAGTGGATATCGAGACTTTTCTCCACAAGGAGCTCACTACTTCGGCATAG